In uncultured Bacteroides sp., one genomic interval encodes:
- a CDS encoding metal ABC transporter permease, with amino-acid sequence MDLLQYTFFQHALVGALFASIACGIIGTYIVTRRLVFISGGLTHASFGGIGIGLYTGISPILSAAIFSVLSAFGVSWLSKRKDMREDSAIAVFWTLGMALGIIFTFLSPGFAPDLSAFLFGNILTITQMDIIMLATLSVVLATFFFFFIHPIIYVAFDREFARSQGIPVALIEYILMLFIALTIVFCLRMVGIVLVLSLLTIPQMTANLFTFNFKRIIWISIFIGYLGCLGGLLISYFLNVPSGASIIFFSIIIYAVCKLISSSFLRLQKQ; translated from the coding sequence ATGGATCTTCTTCAATATACTTTCTTTCAACATGCTTTGGTAGGTGCCTTGTTTGCAAGCATAGCCTGTGGAATTATCGGAACTTATATCGTAACCCGCCGATTGGTTTTTATTAGTGGGGGGCTCACTCATGCTTCGTTTGGGGGGATTGGTATCGGACTTTATACGGGTATTTCGCCTATTCTTTCGGCTGCAATATTTTCGGTATTGTCTGCCTTTGGAGTTAGCTGGCTTAGTAAGCGAAAAGACATGCGCGAAGACTCGGCTATTGCTGTATTCTGGACACTGGGTATGGCGCTGGGTATTATATTTACTTTCTTGTCTCCCGGCTTTGCGCCCGACCTCTCAGCTTTCCTTTTTGGTAATATCCTGACTATTACTCAGATGGATATTATAATGCTGGCAACGTTGTCTGTTGTACTTGCCACATTCTTTTTCTTCTTCATTCACCCTATCATATATGTAGCTTTCGACAGGGAGTTTGCCCGTTCGCAAGGTATTCCGGTTGCATTGATTGAATATATCCTGATGCTGTTTATTGCCCTGACTATTGTTTTCTGTTTAAGAATGGTGGGAATTGTACTTGTTCTTTCGTTGCTAACTATTCCGCAAATGACGGCCAACCTGTTCACGTTTAACTTTAAACGGATAATATGGATCTCCATCTTTATCGGATACCTGGGGTGTTTGGGCGGATTGCTGATTTCTTATTTTCTGAATGTACCTTCGGGAGCGTCAATTATATTTTTCTCCATCATTATTTATGCTGTTTGTAAGTTGATAAGCAGCTCTTTTCTACGTTTGCAGAAACAATAA
- the frr gene encoding ribosome recycling factor, with amino-acid sequence MIDVNSCINDAKDKMDMAIMYLDESLAHIRAGKANTRILDGIRVDSYGSMVALSNVAAITTPDAKSIVIKPWDKTMFRVIEKAIIDSEVGIMPENNGEVIRLGIPPLTEERRKILAKQSSKDGETAKISIRNARRDGIDHLKKGLKDGLAEDEEKDAEVRLQKVHDKYIKKVDEMIAAKEKEIMTV; translated from the coding sequence ATGATTGACGTAAACAGTTGTATTAACGACGCAAAAGATAAAATGGACATGGCCATTATGTATCTTGATGAATCACTGGCTCACATTCGCGCCGGTAAAGCTAACACACGAATCCTGGACGGTATCCGTGTAGACTCTTACGGAAGTATGGTTGCTTTAAGCAATGTGGCTGCAATCACCACCCCAGATGCTAAAAGTATCGTAATCAAACCTTGGGATAAAACCATGTTTAGAGTAATCGAGAAAGCAATTATCGATTCAGAGGTTGGTATTATGCCTGAAAACAATGGTGAAGTTATTCGCCTTGGAATTCCACCTCTTACAGAAGAAAGACGTAAAATTTTAGCAAAACAAAGCAGCAAAGACGGAGAAACAGCAAAGATTAGTATCCGTAACGCTCGCCGCGATGGAATTGATCATCTTAAAAAAGGATTGAAAGACGGTTTGGCTGAAGATGAAGAAAAGGATGCTGAAGTACGCTTGCAGAAAGTTCACGATAAGTACATCAAGAAAGTGGACGAAATGATCGCTGCTAAGGAAAAAGAAATTATGACTGTATAA
- the rsgA gene encoding ribosome small subunit-dependent GTPase A — translation MRGLVIKNTGSWYQVKTEEGRLVECKIKGNFRLKGIRSTNPIAVGDNVQIIMNQEGTAFISEIEDRKNYIVRRSSNLSKQSHILAANLDQCLLVVTVNYPETSTIFIDRFLASAEAYRVPVKLVFNKIDAYSEDELRYLEALITLYTQIGYPCLKISARNGDGLEEVKQALEGNITLFSGHSGVGKSTLINSLLPDIDIKTAEISTYHNKGMHTTTFSEMFAVTGDGYIIDTPGIKGFGTFDMKDEEVGHYFKEIFETSDKCKYNNCTHRHEPGCAVREAVEKHLISESRYTSYLNILEDKEEGKYRAAY, via the coding sequence GTGCGCGGATTAGTTATAAAGAACACAGGTAGCTGGTATCAGGTAAAAACCGAAGAAGGTCGTTTGGTAGAGTGTAAAATCAAAGGGAATTTCCGTCTCAAGGGAATCAGAAGCACTAACCCAATTGCCGTAGGCGACAATGTGCAAATTATAATGAATCAGGAAGGCACTGCTTTTATCAGTGAGATTGAGGACAGAAAGAATTATATAGTTCGCCGCTCCTCCAATCTTTCCAAACAATCACATATACTTGCGGCAAACCTCGACCAGTGCTTGCTGGTGGTTACCGTGAATTATCCGGAAACATCTACTATTTTCATTGACCGTTTTCTGGCATCTGCCGAAGCTTATCGGGTACCTGTAAAGCTAGTATTCAACAAAATAGACGCATACAGCGAAGACGAACTGCGTTACCTCGAGGCACTTATCACACTCTATACACAAATAGGCTACCCTTGTTTAAAAATCTCCGCTAGAAACGGAGACGGACTAGAGGAAGTAAAGCAAGCTCTTGAAGGAAACATCACACTTTTCTCGGGACATTCCGGTGTAGGAAAGTCTACCCTGATCAACTCTCTCCTACCTGATATAGATATAAAAACCGCAGAAATATCAACCTATCACAACAAAGGGATGCATACCACCACCTTCTCAGAAATGTTTGCCGTTACTGGAGATGGATATATTATTGACACCCCAGGAATAAAAGGTTTCGGAACATTCGATATGAAAGACGAAGAAGTGGGCCACTACTTTAAAGAGATCTTTGAGACGTCTGACAAATGCAAATATAATAACTGCACTCATCGTCACGAGCCGGGCTGTGCTGTTCGCGAAGCCGTAGAGAAACATCTTATCAGCGAATCACGATACACTTCTTATCTCAATATTCTGGAAGATAAAGAGGAAGGGAAATATCGCGCTGCGTATTAA
- a CDS encoding amino acid permease, which translates to MNNRKYGTYKFGLTTASAFVIANMIGTGVFTSLGFQLLGTTNIASILLLWLVGGIIALCGALVYGELGAVMPRSGGEYNYLRIIYNRELGFMAGWASLIVGFAAPVALASMALSSYLTRMFPVLNPVLIGLLVLTIITLVHAYDVKVGGTVQRFFTFFKILVILGFIVCGVIMPVEKQSFTTSFSAFSWGDVFSTGFAVSLVWVYYAYSGWNASAYMANEIKNPQRTIPRSLFISTLVVTVLYLCINAVFLLSTPAGEMSGQLEVGLIAAQHIFGVTFGNIMGLLIALLLVSSISSMVFLGPRVSQVMGEDNYILRPLARRSERGTPYIAIWVQYFISVLLIITNSFELVTKYTGITLSFFALMTVAGVFVHRRRFPKANRPYKTWGYPVTPVIFILLIVWSIVYLVREDFILTFIEGKQDAMWMTLMSLLTLLSGALIYRTNRWVVYKKLNYKLSYNRDEH; encoded by the coding sequence ATGAATAACAGAAAATACGGCACGTACAAGTTCGGTTTAACTACAGCTTCGGCCTTTGTCATAGCAAATATGATTGGCACAGGAGTTTTCACATCCCTCGGCTTTCAGCTGCTTGGCACCACAAACATAGCCTCCATTCTGCTACTTTGGTTGGTGGGTGGAATTATTGCTCTTTGCGGTGCTCTTGTTTACGGAGAACTTGGTGCTGTAATGCCTCGTTCGGGAGGTGAATACAATTACTTGCGCATTATTTACAACCGCGAACTGGGATTTATGGCCGGATGGGCCTCCCTGATTGTAGGATTTGCCGCCCCGGTAGCATTGGCCAGTATGGCATTAAGCAGTTATCTTACCAGAATGTTTCCGGTGCTGAATCCTGTATTGATAGGACTCTTGGTATTAACTATCATCACCCTCGTTCATGCTTACGATGTTAAGGTAGGAGGCACCGTACAGCGCTTCTTTACTTTCTTTAAAATACTTGTTATTCTGGGATTTATTGTTTGTGGAGTAATAATGCCTGTGGAAAAGCAAAGTTTCACAACCTCCTTCTCTGCATTTTCGTGGGGAGACGTTTTTTCAACCGGCTTTGCCGTTTCGCTAGTTTGGGTATATTATGCTTACTCCGGATGGAATGCATCAGCCTATATGGCTAACGAGATTAAAAATCCGCAACGTACCATTCCCCGTTCCCTCTTTATCAGCACATTAGTGGTAACCGTTCTATACTTGTGCATAAATGCTGTATTCCTGCTTTCAACCCCTGCCGGAGAAATGAGCGGACAGCTAGAGGTGGGGTTAATAGCCGCACAACACATATTCGGAGTTACATTTGGTAACATAATGGGCCTGCTTATCGCTCTGTTATTGGTTTCAAGCATCAGCTCCATGGTATTTCTGGGGCCAAGAGTCTCTCAGGTAATGGGAGAAGACAATTATATTCTGCGCCCTTTAGCCAGAAGATCGGAACGCGGCACACCATACATTGCCATTTGGGTGCAGTATTTTATCAGCGTATTGCTAATTATTACCAACTCTTTTGAGCTGGTAACCAAATATACAGGAATAACCTTATCCTTTTTTGCTCTGATGACGGTTGCGGGTGTCTTTGTACATCGCCGACGCTTTCCTAAAGCCAATCGTCCATACAAGACATGGGGATATCCGGTTACTCCGGTTATTTTTATTTTATTAATCGTTTGGTCAATAGTATACCTTGTCCGTGAAGATTTTATTCTGACTTTTATTGAAGGCAAGCAGGATGCAATGTGGATGACACTAATGAGTTTGCTCACTCTCTTATCGGGTGCACTTATTTACCGGACAAACAGATGGGTTGTTTACAAAAAATTAAACTACAAATTAAGCTATAACAGAGATGAACATTAA
- a CDS encoding tetratricopeptide repeat protein produces the protein MNGRLSGKKVFLIVSILLLISLAGCSVKKNTAGSRFYHSFTTRYNVYFNGHEAYKRGVEAIETGNKDSYLEMIPLYPIENKKTVGLGKSDFDRAIEKSQKAIKLHSIKKKPARKPGKRTPEEKRWLLQKEYNPFLHNAWMMMGKSQFYKGEFLEAASTFSYISRLYDTNPKVLAEANVWLSRCYTEMDWFYDAEEVLTKLNNDSLPSGMMPDYSAAYGNYLLRQKRFKEAVPYLLTIIKHEKKKKQKAREYYLLGQVYHSLGNNAKAYESYGKSIAQNPPYELEFNARIKQTEVVSSSNARSAISKLHGMARNEKNKEYLDQVYYAMGNVYLSLKDTVKAIEQYRKGAKESTRNGMEKGILLLKLGDLYWNKADYVKAQEAYKEAIGLIDKEYTDYERLNKRSEVLDELVTHVVNVQLQDSLQHLASLSDAERRAAVDKIIKEVKRKEEAERKEAEREKLMQKREDVVNDRPVLRQTAQKVVSTGDKSWYFYNPQLVEQGKMDFQRKWGRRKLEDNWRRRNKTVISSNESEEKNDNEEAVTKDKSTNAGEKKQVSLTDTVVTDNKNPEFYLQHIPLTEEAMKESNDILSDGLYNMGMIYKDKLEDYPLSQKTFSRLYTQFPSFGRLDEVYYNLYLMNSRWKKEAEAALYKDKLISEFPKSKYAVTVADPDYAYNVTHGKHLEDSLYAETYAAFQKNDYDKVKKNAELAQKKYAMGQHMPKFMFLNAMGMLQSGNQKMFLSTLKDIVVKYPKNEITELAANIIKGVQDGKILAKGSTMFGSIWERRNTQMGEEVAVADTTQNKFSTERDTPYLFILAYEAGKVNENLLLYEMARYNFSSFIVKNFDLSFVKKNGVGMLHVKEFTNFDEAYQYAGLLYKDKEMAQKLSGMRALIISRQNYELLSKYYSFDDYQDFYQKHFSKIPEMQIKGYTLDEPVFEDKDVQDNIDEQ, from the coding sequence ATGAATGGTAGATTGAGTGGAAAAAAAGTATTTCTTATCGTAAGCATTCTGTTGCTGATTAGTCTTGCCGGCTGTTCTGTGAAAAAGAATACAGCGGGTTCTCGTTTTTATCACTCTTTTACTACTCGTTATAATGTCTATTTTAATGGTCACGAAGCCTATAAAAGAGGTGTTGAGGCCATTGAAACTGGGAATAAAGACAGTTATCTGGAAATGATACCTCTTTATCCCATAGAAAACAAAAAGACAGTGGGGCTGGGTAAGAGCGACTTTGACCGGGCCATTGAGAAATCTCAGAAAGCAATTAAACTACATTCCATCAAGAAAAAGCCGGCACGCAAGCCGGGAAAAAGGACTCCTGAAGAGAAACGCTGGCTATTGCAGAAGGAGTATAATCCTTTTCTGCATAATGCCTGGATGATGATGGGAAAATCTCAGTTTTACAAAGGTGAGTTCCTGGAAGCGGCGTCCACTTTCTCCTATATTTCTCGTCTGTATGATACAAATCCTAAAGTATTGGCCGAAGCAAATGTCTGGCTTTCCAGATGTTACACGGAGATGGATTGGTTTTATGATGCGGAAGAGGTGCTTACTAAACTGAATAATGACAGTCTGCCTTCTGGCATGATGCCCGATTACTCTGCTGCGTATGGTAACTATCTGCTTAGACAGAAAAGATTTAAAGAAGCTGTTCCTTATCTGCTGACCATCATTAAGCACGAAAAAAAGAAGAAACAAAAGGCGCGTGAGTATTATTTGCTGGGACAGGTTTATCACTCTTTGGGAAATAACGCGAAAGCTTATGAGTCTTATGGCAAGTCGATTGCACAAAATCCTCCTTACGAACTGGAATTTAATGCTAGGATAAAACAGACAGAAGTAGTTTCATCCTCCAATGCCCGTAGTGCAATAAGCAAACTGCATGGCATGGCCCGTAATGAAAAGAATAAGGAATACCTCGATCAGGTGTATTATGCTATGGGAAATGTGTATCTTTCATTGAAGGATACTGTAAAAGCCATTGAACAGTATAGGAAGGGGGCGAAAGAGAGTACAAGAAACGGTATGGAGAAAGGTATTCTTTTGCTGAAACTTGGCGATCTTTACTGGAATAAAGCCGATTATGTAAAGGCGCAAGAAGCGTATAAAGAGGCTATCGGACTAATTGATAAAGAATACACAGATTACGAAAGACTGAATAAACGTTCGGAAGTGCTCGATGAACTGGTTACTCATGTAGTAAATGTGCAGTTGCAGGATAGTTTGCAGCACCTGGCTTCTTTAAGTGACGCTGAAAGACGTGCAGCTGTTGATAAAATTATCAAAGAGGTTAAGCGAAAGGAAGAAGCTGAACGCAAAGAGGCTGAACGTGAGAAGCTGATGCAAAAAAGAGAAGATGTGGTGAATGACCGACCTGTACTTAGACAAACTGCTCAGAAAGTGGTGAGTACCGGTGATAAGTCGTGGTATTTTTATAATCCTCAGTTGGTGGAACAGGGAAAGATGGATTTTCAACGTAAATGGGGGCGCCGCAAGTTGGAAGATAACTGGCGGAGAAGGAATAAGACGGTGATTTCTTCCAATGAATCAGAAGAAAAGAATGATAATGAAGAAGCTGTAACAAAGGATAAATCTACTAATGCGGGCGAAAAAAAGCAGGTTTCACTGACTGATACAGTAGTTACCGATAATAAGAATCCGGAATTTTATCTGCAGCACATTCCGCTTACAGAGGAGGCAATGAAGGAATCCAACGATATATTATCGGACGGATTGTATAACATGGGAATGATTTATAAGGATAAGTTGGAAGATTATCCGCTTTCTCAGAAAACATTCTCCCGTCTCTACACGCAGTTCCCCTCTTTCGGTCGTTTGGATGAAGTGTATTACAATCTTTATCTGATGAATTCAAGGTGGAAAAAAGAGGCTGAGGCTGCACTTTATAAAGATAAGCTGATCTCGGAATTCCCGAAAAGTAAATATGCAGTAACAGTTGCCGATCCTGATTATGCTTACAACGTTACGCATGGAAAGCATCTGGAAGATTCACTCTACGCAGAGACTTATGCTGCTTTCCAGAAGAATGATTATGATAAAGTAAAGAAGAATGCTGAACTTGCACAAAAGAAATATGCCATGGGGCAGCACATGCCTAAGTTTATGTTTCTCAATGCTATGGGTATGCTGCAATCCGGAAATCAAAAGATGTTTCTGTCTACCCTGAAAGATATTGTGGTAAAATATCCAAAAAATGAAATAACAGAACTGGCTGCCAATATTATTAAGGGAGTGCAGGATGGCAAGATTCTGGCTAAGGGAAGTACAATGTTCGGATCTATCTGGGAAAGAAGAAATACCCAAATGGGCGAGGAGGTTGCCGTGGCTGATACAACTCAGAATAAGTTTAGTACCGAAAGGGATACGCCTTACTTGTTTATTCTGGCTTATGAAGCGGGGAAAGTAAACGAAAATCTTTTGCTGTATGAAATGGCTCGTTACAATTTCTCAAGTTTTATAGTGAAGAACTTTGATCTCTCTTTTGTGAAAAAGAATGGTGTTGGAATGCTTCATGTAAAGGAATTTACTAATTTTGATGAGGCTTACCAATATGCAGGTTTGCTTTACAAGGATAAAGAAATGGCACAGAAGCTGAGTGGTATGCGGGCACTGATTATTTCACGGCAAAATTATGAATTGTTGTCAAAATATTATAGCTTTGACGATTATCAGGATTTCTATCAGAAGCACTTCTCAAAGATTCCGGAAATGCAGATTAAAGGTTATACTTTAGATGAACCGGTATTCGAAGATAAAGATGTGCAGGATAATATTGACGAACAATAA